One genomic segment of Catalinimonas alkaloidigena includes these proteins:
- a CDS encoding AMP-binding protein, producing MTAGTLIRIERNTYLSEEIASLRAIQDLTAYEHLSPYTQQTLAFCHAWLSGQSSFEINTSGSTGTPKKILISREQMQHSAQATISTLGLKAGDQALVCINTAYIGGKMMLVRGLELGMPLTVIPPSSKPLEAVDEPIDFTALVPLQLKSMLEADDRRFKHSLNAMKAILVGGAPIDAGLEQSIQDQLKAPVYSTYGMTETVSHIALRKINGPEASDVYEVLPGVEIKQDARACISVKGKVSGEQWLQTNDIVEMLDYRHFRWLGRLDNVVNSGGVKLFADKLEGALQPAIEAFKIAERFFLAGLPDEKLGEKLCLIIERKNHLQLAQKEDLIKWMKAQLHPYEVPKQIIQLPEFILSPSGKIRRKHTLKLLQADSK from the coding sequence ATGACAGCTGGCACTCTGATCAGAATTGAAAGAAACACCTACCTGAGCGAAGAAATCGCAAGCTTACGAGCTATTCAGGACCTTACGGCATATGAGCACCTTTCTCCCTATACTCAGCAAACGCTTGCCTTCTGCCATGCCTGGCTTAGTGGACAGTCCTCTTTTGAAATAAATACTTCTGGTTCTACAGGTACGCCAAAGAAGATCCTGATCAGCCGCGAGCAGATGCAGCACAGTGCACAGGCTACGATTTCTACACTAGGCTTAAAGGCAGGAGATCAGGCGCTTGTCTGCATCAACACAGCTTATATCGGCGGAAAAATGATGTTAGTCAGAGGCCTTGAACTGGGGATGCCCCTCACAGTTATCCCTCCTTCATCTAAGCCCTTGGAAGCGGTAGATGAGCCTATAGATTTTACGGCCCTGGTGCCACTCCAGCTTAAAAGCATGCTTGAAGCTGATGATCGTAGGTTTAAGCATAGCCTCAATGCTATGAAAGCCATACTGGTGGGCGGCGCTCCAATTGATGCAGGCCTGGAACAATCAATCCAAGATCAGCTCAAAGCGCCGGTTTACAGCACCTATGGCATGACAGAAACAGTCTCCCACATTGCTTTGCGAAAGATTAATGGTCCAGAAGCATCGGATGTGTACGAAGTACTGCCAGGAGTAGAGATAAAACAAGATGCAAGAGCCTGTATTTCTGTTAAAGGCAAAGTCAGCGGAGAGCAGTGGCTGCAAACCAATGACATTGTGGAGATGCTTGATTACAGGCATTTCCGCTGGCTCGGCAGGTTGGATAATGTGGTCAATAGTGGCGGGGTAAAATTATTTGCAGATAAGCTGGAAGGGGCGCTACAACCTGCAATAGAAGCATTTAAAATTGCTGAACGTTTTTTTTTAGCCGGACTGCCCGATGAAAAACTGGGAGAAAAGCTCTGCCTTATCATAGAAAGAAAAAACCATTTACAGCTTGCTCAGAAAGAAGACCTTATAAAATGGATGAAGGCGCAGTTGCATCCTTATGAAGTCCCTAAGCAAATTATTCAACTTCCCGAATTTATCCTCAGTCCCAGCGGTAAGATCAGGCGAAAGCATACGCTAAAGCTACTTCAAGCTGATTCTAAATAA
- the nuoL gene encoding NADH-quinone oxidoreductase subunit L — translation MALNTGSLLSLLVMMLPFLSFLLLITFGRGRETWAWLSTGIHLGAAVASALVFTSVWNGETIHARTVWFQLTTDGFQYSFTIGLLIDKVASLMMLVVTMVSALVNLYSIEYMRGDKHYTRYFAYLGLFTFAMLGVVLMDNLLLIFVFWELVGVSSYALISFWNEKPAALQAGSKAFIMNRIGDAGFLVGIMILWSQFGTLDLQVLERLMQQSVLTKDGYWLSYFRIGEQIFENSAPAHWLTLAGIGLFCGSVGKSAQFPLQTWLPDAMQGPTPASALIHAATMVAAGVYLLARVFVLLDGDALTVIAFTGAITAFMGAIAALAQHDIKRVLAFSTVSQLGYMIMGMGIGAYDAALFHLVTHAAFKACLFLAAGSVIHALHQLEHHAEGVHFDAQDMRMMGGLRKRIPYTFSAYLIAALSLAGVPLFSGFLSKDAILASTLAWTDAIAPPQLSFYYLVPALAFITTFLTALYMGRQLLLVFWGEFRATKKYARLQAVQSQLKESPILMIIPLMVLSALSIGFVYSLNPLEGSMSWITTQLISPILAVPGDFRYLEEIIILKDNWHFFTSVLALGLVAGGVGLAYLFYRPGGKFAKNYASYDKQNKGLRSISFQNWYLDSLYRFVVITPIIRISVFIHHFDQKVINSFIDFLGVFQVVFAHLIAWFDHYVIDGLVTLMAKLSSFIGWLARPAQQGKIQTYFIITLLVFIAFLYWLIL, via the coding sequence TTGGCACTCAACACCGGCAGCTTACTTTCTCTGCTGGTCATGATGCTTCCTTTTCTCAGCTTTTTGCTGCTGATCACATTCGGAAGAGGAAGAGAAACCTGGGCCTGGCTGAGTACCGGTATTCACCTGGGAGCAGCCGTAGCCTCTGCCCTGGTATTTACTTCTGTATGGAACGGAGAAACAATTCATGCCCGTACGGTATGGTTTCAGCTCACTACCGACGGTTTTCAATACTCTTTTACGATTGGGCTACTGATAGATAAAGTAGCCTCCCTCATGATGCTGGTCGTTACGATGGTTTCCGCTTTGGTAAACCTCTACTCTATTGAGTATATGCGGGGCGATAAACACTACACTCGCTACTTTGCCTACCTCGGCCTGTTCACCTTCGCTATGCTGGGCGTAGTGCTGATGGATAATCTGCTGCTGATCTTCGTCTTTTGGGAACTGGTAGGGGTTTCTTCATATGCGCTGATTAGCTTTTGGAACGAAAAACCAGCAGCCCTTCAGGCAGGGAGCAAAGCTTTTATCATGAACCGCATAGGTGATGCCGGATTCCTGGTAGGCATTATGATTCTCTGGTCACAGTTTGGCACACTAGATTTGCAGGTACTGGAGCGGCTCATGCAGCAGTCGGTACTTACCAAAGACGGGTACTGGCTGAGTTATTTCAGGATAGGTGAGCAGATTTTTGAGAACTCGGCCCCAGCCCACTGGCTTACCCTTGCCGGTATTGGTTTATTCTGCGGCTCGGTAGGTAAATCGGCACAGTTTCCCCTGCAAACCTGGCTACCCGATGCCATGCAAGGTCCTACTCCTGCTTCAGCACTTATCCATGCTGCTACAATGGTTGCTGCCGGTGTGTACCTATTAGCCAGAGTCTTTGTATTATTAGATGGCGACGCACTAACAGTTATCGCTTTTACCGGAGCTATCACAGCTTTTATGGGCGCGATCGCGGCACTTGCCCAGCATGATATTAAAAGGGTGCTGGCTTTCTCTACAGTATCGCAGCTAGGTTATATGATCATGGGGATGGGCATAGGCGCATATGATGCAGCACTCTTTCACCTCGTCACGCATGCAGCATTTAAGGCCTGCCTGTTCCTGGCGGCAGGCTCAGTCATTCATGCACTGCACCAATTGGAACATCATGCGGAGGGGGTGCACTTTGACGCTCAGGATATGCGGATGATGGGGGGGCTTAGAAAAAGAATACCTTACACTTTTTCGGCTTATCTGATTGCAGCTTTATCACTGGCAGGGGTACCATTGTTCTCAGGCTTTTTATCCAAAGACGCAATTCTGGCAAGCACCCTTGCCTGGACTGATGCCATTGCACCACCACAGCTCAGCTTTTATTATCTGGTACCGGCACTGGCTTTTATCACTACTTTTCTCACAGCCTTATATATGGGGCGACAGCTGCTACTCGTCTTTTGGGGAGAGTTTCGGGCAACGAAAAAATACGCAAGACTACAGGCAGTACAGAGTCAACTTAAGGAGTCTCCGATACTGATGATCATACCCCTGATGGTATTGTCAGCACTCTCCATAGGTTTTGTGTATTCTCTCAATCCGCTGGAAGGCAGCATGAGTTGGATCACTACCCAGCTGATTAGTCCGATACTGGCGGTGCCCGGTGATTTCAGGTATCTGGAAGAAATCATCATCCTCAAAGATAACTGGCACTTCTTTACTAGCGTACTGGCGTTAGGCTTAGTAGCAGGCGGAGTGGGGCTGGCTTACTTATTTTACCGGCCAGGGGGAAAGTTTGCCAAAAATTATGCATCATATGATAAGCAGAACAAAGGACTAAGAAGCATTTCTTTCCAAAACTGGTATCTGGATAGCCTTTACAGATTTGTGGTGATCACTCCGATAATTCGTATATCCGTTTTTATCCATCACTTTGACCAGAAGGTAATCAATAGCTTTATAGATTTTCTAGGTGTTTTTCAGGTTGTATTTGCCCACCTGATCGCCTGGTTTGACCATTACGTTATAGATGGGCTGGTAACACTTATGGCTAAGCTCTCCTCTTTTATTGGCTGGCTGGCTCGTCCCGCCCAGCAGGGAAAAATTCAGACCTATTTTATCATCACTTTATTAGTGTTCATCGCCTTCTTATACTGGTTGATCCTATGA
- a CDS encoding pyridoxal phosphate-dependent aminotransferase, whose amino-acid sequence MNRRNWLKSGAMLAGGLTFGSSMKWNTAQAANEIAAQLYMLPQEQVGNMVMARPEMKARLLANENPFGPCKKAREALVSEIDSSFRYGFEKKSEFAKLLADDFKLSKTDERGRGGSRPTQLMLGAGSTELLLAASIVYGQNGGRILSADPTYMSLIRTAQNVGAEWDTVPLTQDYKHDLNALADAVSDEHSMVYICNPNNPTGTTVDPEELRSFCKEVSKKKPIFIDEAYIDYTPDPVKYSMADLVAEGYNVIVTRTFSKLHAFAGLRIGYTLAQPEVIKEMSKYSNGNGNISSTSMAAAIESYKDAEYQKYAKEMNEKSKQFLYKTLEDAGYEYIPSDTNFVLFPVRLDSDRFRGEMMKRGVGVRSWSFSNQEWCRVSIGTMQDMEYFAEAFNEIS is encoded by the coding sequence ATGAATAGAAGAAACTGGTTAAAATCCGGAGCTATGCTTGCCGGAGGGCTTACTTTTGGCTCTTCCATGAAGTGGAATACGGCTCAGGCTGCTAACGAAATCGCAGCACAGCTCTATATGCTTCCTCAGGAGCAGGTAGGTAATATGGTAATGGCTAGGCCGGAAATGAAAGCCCGCCTGCTGGCCAATGAGAACCCTTTCGGTCCCTGTAAAAAAGCGCGTGAAGCATTGGTTTCTGAGATTGACTCAAGTTTTCGGTATGGCTTTGAAAAGAAATCGGAGTTTGCTAAGCTATTAGCCGATGACTTCAAGCTTTCCAAAACGGATGAAAGAGGTAGAGGAGGCTCTCGCCCCACACAACTGATGCTGGGTGCCGGTTCTACCGAACTCTTGCTGGCAGCCTCCATAGTTTACGGACAAAATGGTGGCCGTATACTCTCCGCTGACCCTACGTATATGTCGCTTATCCGTACTGCCCAGAACGTAGGTGCTGAGTGGGATACTGTTCCCCTGACTCAAGATTATAAGCATGACCTAAACGCGCTTGCCGATGCGGTATCAGATGAGCACAGCATGGTGTATATCTGTAATCCTAATAACCCAACCGGTACCACTGTAGATCCGGAAGAGCTGAGATCTTTCTGCAAAGAAGTTTCTAAGAAGAAGCCTATCTTCATTGACGAAGCATATATTGACTACACTCCCGATCCGGTCAAATACTCTATGGCGGACCTGGTTGCTGAAGGTTACAACGTGATCGTTACCCGTACCTTCTCCAAACTACACGCCTTCGCTGGCCTGAGAATCGGCTATACCCTGGCTCAGCCTGAAGTAATTAAAGAAATGTCCAAGTACAGCAATGGCAACGGAAATATTTCATCTACTTCTATGGCAGCGGCTATTGAGTCTTACAAAGATGCTGAATATCAGAAGTACGCCAAGGAGATGAATGAAAAATCTAAGCAGTTCCTCTACAAAACACTGGAAGACGCAGGCTATGAGTACATCCCTTCCGATACTAACTTCGTACTCTTCCCTGTTCGTCTGGATAGCGACCGCTTCCGTGGCGAGATGATGAAAAGAGGTGTAGGCGTAAGAAGCTGGAGCTTCAGTAATCAGGAATGGTGCAGGGTAAGTATCGGTACCATGCAGGACATGGAATACTTTGCCGAAGCATTTAACGAAATATCTTAA
- a CDS encoding flavin monoamine oxidase family protein produces MSKSTISRRAFLNRVSVLAGASYPAMVAMGMIQKAPNHPFKLQGKVNGTKVIILGAGLSGMTSAYEMNKLGYDCTILEARNRPGGRVWTVRGGTQETEEDGSPQSCKFDKGHYLNAGAARIPHHHEITMHYCREMGIPLQIFNNINENAFLYSEGSGSLSNKPVRIREVKYDMQGYICELLNKAIDQEALDLPMTNEDKEKLIEFLRVEGGLNPDMLYTGDSRRGYKTPPGAGNQPGIPADAYELMDLINSGFIDPAMSNLPVYTHDLQMTLFEPVGGMDRLPYALAEQVKDNIRYESVVNEIRKEEKGVRVVYTSNGKTQEIKGDYCICTLPLPVLANVKNDLSSNVQRACDFIDYKKACKIGLQFKRRFWEEDENIFGGLSRTNTTITQIMYPNYDYLGKKGVLKGFYNFSEKAEYTGNLSLKEREQLALEEGSKLHPQYKDEFENSFSLAWHKIPYSKGGWAEYNEATRQRFYPDLIKPDDNIYLAGEHTSYHTAWMAGAFESARRTVSSIHARVTEGQAQYRSQE; encoded by the coding sequence ATGAGCAAATCCACCATTTCCCGGCGTGCATTCCTGAATCGTGTGTCTGTGTTGGCCGGGGCCAGCTATCCAGCGATGGTAGCCATGGGTATGATCCAGAAAGCCCCTAACCACCCCTTCAAGCTACAAGGTAAGGTTAACGGTACTAAAGTCATCATCTTAGGTGCCGGCCTGTCCGGTATGACCTCCGCTTATGAAATGAATAAGCTGGGTTATGACTGCACCATCCTGGAAGCTCGTAACCGTCCCGGAGGCAGGGTGTGGACTGTAAGAGGCGGAACTCAGGAAACTGAAGAAGATGGATCACCTCAAAGCTGTAAGTTTGATAAAGGCCACTACCTCAATGCCGGAGCAGCCCGTATCCCTCACCACCATGAAATTACTATGCACTACTGTCGTGAAATGGGCATTCCTCTCCAGATTTTTAATAATATTAATGAAAATGCTTTTCTCTACAGTGAGGGTAGCGGATCGCTTTCTAATAAGCCTGTCCGCATCAGAGAGGTCAAGTATGATATGCAGGGTTATATCTGCGAGCTTCTCAACAAAGCTATTGATCAGGAGGCGCTTGATTTACCTATGACCAATGAAGATAAGGAAAAGCTTATTGAGTTTTTGCGAGTGGAGGGTGGTCTGAATCCCGACATGCTATATACCGGTGATTCCAGAAGAGGCTATAAAACGCCTCCCGGAGCAGGTAACCAGCCGGGAATTCCCGCCGATGCTTATGAGCTGATGGACCTGATCAATTCAGGCTTCATTGACCCGGCCATGTCTAACCTGCCTGTCTACACCCATGACCTGCAAATGACGCTTTTTGAGCCGGTGGGAGGTATGGATCGCTTACCTTATGCACTGGCAGAGCAGGTGAAAGACAATATCCGGTACGAGTCGGTAGTCAATGAGATTCGTAAGGAAGAAAAAGGAGTGAGGGTCGTTTACACCTCTAATGGTAAAACGCAGGAGATCAAAGGAGATTACTGCATTTGTACCTTGCCTCTTCCTGTCCTGGCTAATGTAAAGAATGACCTTTCCTCCAATGTTCAGCGGGCCTGTGACTTTATAGATTATAAAAAGGCCTGTAAAATAGGTCTACAGTTTAAGCGCCGCTTCTGGGAAGAAGACGAAAATATTTTTGGTGGGTTATCCCGTACCAACACCACCATCACCCAAATCATGTACCCTAATTATGATTATCTGGGCAAAAAAGGCGTACTGAAGGGTTTCTATAACTTTAGTGAGAAAGCTGAATATACCGGAAACCTTTCCCTGAAAGAGAGAGAGCAACTGGCGCTGGAAGAAGGAAGTAAACTTCACCCTCAGTACAAAGACGAGTTTGAAAACTCTTTCTCTCTGGCCTGGCATAAAATACCTTATAGCAAAGGCGGCTGGGCAGAATACAATGAGGCTACCCGACAGCGTTTCTATCCTGACCTGATCAAGCCAGATGACAATATTTATCTGGCAGGCGAACACACTTCTTACCATACCGCCTGGATGGCCGGCGCTTTTGAATCAGCCCGTCGTACCGTGTCTAGTATTCATGCCAGAGTGACCGAAGGACAGGCACAGTATAGATCTCAAGAGTAA
- the asnB gene encoding asparagine synthase (glutamine-hydrolyzing) encodes MCGIHLIFDKKLQLAAAKPTPLIQMLNVSAYRGPDAQGTQSLPMRGGNLHLGSNRLKIIDPRDSANQPMVSADGRYWLCFNGTVYNYYELRNELLGQGVQFSTQSDTEVLLYLLISEGRAALDKLNGMFALFFYDSQKQKLLLARDRFGMKPLFYTNDQGYFICSSEAKCITSSGLLEKKLYAPAVQDYMCFRYVNPPYTFFEKVYQLPAGSYMEINGEKVPEICSYAGQITRKSEISEAEVMENTEELLQDAVLNHLVGDVPSGLLLSGGVDSTLLLSLIKEQGAHPVPTFSIINSEKEAAFGTRDYYYARKAAELYGSRHYELTLESQMLRKHHQDFLTHIDQPVGDSAAFMTFMISAEVKKLAGVALSGAGADELFAGYNRHQAYRQYLRYYDIVVKFSGFVKNGTNCLPTGFAHPLRKQFRLLKKLGQSMEKDPALTFINFTAQTSGLQNSQQLSSLKNSEAGGHTDFEERWLRAALEHDLSNYLPADVLALSDNMSMAHSLEMRMPYLDLPLTNYVRSLPAGFRMKHGKKWILKRLLEKRGGKVFSTRSKEGFGLPFGQWLHHDETEYIRHSLQRREQLIYEHISYEQVQYMLQAHLQKKKDYNQGLWAVWMLASWLEIHFP; translated from the coding sequence ATGTGTGGAATCCACCTGATTTTTGATAAAAAGCTTCAGTTAGCAGCAGCAAAACCTACTCCTCTAATCCAAATGTTAAATGTATCTGCCTACCGAGGTCCTGATGCTCAGGGAACGCAGAGTCTGCCAATGCGGGGAGGGAATTTGCATCTAGGAAGTAATCGCCTCAAAATCATTGATCCCAGGGACAGTGCTAACCAACCCATGGTTTCGGCTGATGGTAGGTATTGGCTTTGCTTCAACGGTACAGTCTACAATTACTATGAACTTAGAAATGAACTGCTCGGTCAAGGTGTACAATTCTCTACTCAATCCGATACCGAGGTATTATTGTACCTACTGATCTCCGAAGGGAGAGCAGCATTAGATAAGCTGAATGGCATGTTCGCGCTATTTTTCTATGATAGCCAGAAGCAAAAGCTGTTGCTCGCTCGTGACCGTTTCGGCATGAAGCCTCTCTTTTACACGAATGATCAGGGGTATTTCATCTGCTCTTCTGAAGCAAAATGCATTACCAGCAGCGGGCTGCTAGAAAAAAAGCTGTACGCCCCGGCAGTGCAGGACTATATGTGCTTTCGCTACGTTAACCCTCCTTATACTTTTTTTGAAAAAGTGTACCAGCTACCGGCAGGAAGTTACATGGAAATCAATGGTGAAAAAGTGCCTGAAATCTGTTCTTATGCTGGTCAAATTACTCGGAAAAGTGAAATTTCAGAAGCTGAGGTGATGGAGAATACAGAAGAGTTGCTCCAGGATGCAGTGCTGAACCATTTGGTTGGTGATGTACCTTCAGGACTGTTGCTTAGCGGAGGTGTAGATTCTACATTATTGTTGAGCCTGATCAAAGAACAGGGGGCACATCCGGTGCCTACCTTTTCTATCATTAATAGCGAAAAAGAAGCGGCTTTTGGTACCCGAGACTATTATTATGCCCGCAAGGCAGCGGAATTGTACGGGAGTCGTCACTATGAGCTGACTTTGGAAAGCCAGATGCTGAGGAAGCATCATCAGGATTTTCTGACACACATAGATCAGCCGGTGGGGGATAGTGCAGCATTTATGACCTTTATGATTTCCGCAGAGGTTAAAAAACTGGCAGGCGTAGCTTTGAGCGGCGCCGGAGCCGATGAGCTTTTCGCAGGCTACAATCGTCATCAGGCTTATCGTCAGTATTTGAGATATTATGATATAGTGGTGAAGTTTAGTGGCTTTGTAAAAAATGGTACAAACTGCTTACCAACTGGCTTTGCTCACCCCCTTCGTAAGCAATTTCGGCTACTCAAAAAGCTGGGACAGAGTATGGAGAAAGACCCAGCCCTGACTTTCATTAATTTTACTGCACAGACTTCAGGCTTGCAAAACTCACAACAGCTATCTTCCCTGAAGAATTCTGAGGCCGGTGGTCACACTGATTTTGAAGAAAGGTGGCTTAGAGCAGCACTTGAGCACGATCTCAGCAACTACCTGCCGGCTGACGTGCTGGCGCTATCAGATAATATGAGCATGGCTCATAGCCTGGAAATGCGTATGCCTTATCTGGATTTGCCTCTGACAAACTATGTGCGCTCCCTACCAGCAGGCTTCCGGATGAAGCATGGAAAAAAATGGATACTCAAGAGGTTACTGGAGAAAAGAGGAGGAAAGGTATTCAGTACAAGATCCAAAGAGGGCTTCGGGCTTCCCTTCGGGCAATGGCTACACCATGATGAAACTGAGTACATTCGTCATAGCCTTCAACGCAGGGAGCAGTTGATATATGAACATATCTCCTACGAACAGGTTCAGTATATGCTTCAGGCACATTTACAGAAGAAAAAAGACTATAATCAGGGGCTATGGGCAGTATGGATGCTAGCCTCCTGGCTGGAAATTCACTTTCCCTGA
- a CDS encoding glycosyltransferase family 4 protein, which translates to MHILYIHQYFRTPEEGGAIRSYYLAKGMVDAGHHVDLVTAYKGDRYKKEFIDGIHVHYLPVSYDQNFTFFQRIKAFLSFVVLACIKISAFEKIDVCYVSSTPLTTGLIALFLKWKFRIPYYFEVRDLWPEAPIQMKVVRKSWLKYQLYSLEKKIYHNAEAIIALSADSQRHISTLVPHKEVALVPNIADCKFFRKAEKNTYHEAQFDVKGKFVVSYFGAVGEVNQLEYLLEAAEACKKQMLLDVVFLIAGVGNRLETIRQKAATRNLDNVRFVPYHNKYGLLSLLNITDAAYISFADVPVLKCCSPNKLFDALAAGKLCVTNISGWMKELLEGNQCGFYANPHYPDEFVKKIAPFVNDRSLLDNYQSNARNLAEQEFDRQLLVDRLLVQIEKEQAEKVAKAYTLPV; encoded by the coding sequence ATGCATATACTTTATATTCACCAGTATTTTAGAACTCCTGAAGAGGGGGGAGCCATTCGTTCTTACTACCTGGCTAAGGGCATGGTTGATGCGGGGCATCATGTGGATTTGGTGACGGCCTACAAGGGTGACCGTTATAAGAAAGAGTTTATTGATGGCATTCATGTCCACTATTTGCCAGTTTCCTATGACCAGAATTTTACTTTTTTTCAGCGTATCAAAGCCTTTTTGAGCTTTGTCGTGCTGGCTTGCATCAAAATCTCAGCGTTTGAGAAAATAGATGTTTGCTATGTATCGTCCACTCCTCTTACCACCGGACTCATAGCGCTCTTTCTTAAGTGGAAGTTCAGGATTCCCTATTATTTTGAAGTTCGTGACCTTTGGCCGGAGGCTCCCATTCAGATGAAGGTAGTGCGTAAAAGCTGGCTAAAATATCAATTATATAGCCTTGAAAAGAAAATTTATCATAATGCCGAGGCTATTATTGCGCTGTCTGCAGACAGCCAGCGTCACATTTCTACACTGGTGCCTCATAAGGAGGTAGCCTTAGTTCCTAATATTGCGGATTGTAAGTTTTTCAGAAAGGCCGAAAAAAATACTTATCACGAAGCACAATTTGATGTAAAGGGCAAGTTTGTCGTCTCTTACTTCGGCGCAGTGGGAGAAGTCAATCAGTTAGAATATCTGCTTGAGGCAGCGGAAGCCTGTAAAAAGCAAATGCTGCTGGATGTAGTGTTTCTCATTGCGGGTGTAGGCAACCGGTTAGAAACTATACGGCAAAAGGCTGCTACACGAAACCTGGACAATGTCCGCTTCGTCCCTTACCATAACAAATATGGCCTTTTATCACTCCTCAATATTACCGATGCGGCTTACATCAGCTTTGCCGACGTCCCCGTTTTAAAATGTTGTAGCCCCAATAAGCTTTTTGATGCGTTAGCTGCCGGTAAGCTTTGTGTCACCAATATCTCGGGTTGGATGAAAGAGCTGCTGGAAGGAAACCAATGTGGCTTTTATGCCAATCCTCACTATCCTGATGAATTTGTCAAAAAAATTGCTCCTTTTGTCAACGACCGCAGCCTGCTGGACAATTACCAGAGCAATGCCCGAAATCTGGCCGAGCAGGAGTTTGACCGCCAGTTGCTGGTTGACAGGTTATTGGTTCAGATAGAAAAAGAACAGGCTGAAAAAGTTGCTAAGGCTTATACCTTGCCTGTGTAA
- the gldB gene encoding gliding motility lipoprotein GldB, protein MKYIYIIIYLFCTLLFSCSSDSCDEGPNISGIPMEVNIQRLDQEMFDLDNREEISGFLDRYPLMTEHFLKADQFPHDSILVNELDRIIHDPHVDTLYQQTQTAFPDLEMLESQFEDAFRHIKHYYPAFTPPKVYATFTALATVGADLFVSDELIVISIEHFLGEDARFRPRVYDYIINRYRPEYIVPNCVMLLSNKWNQTDMEDNTLLAEMVYYGKSYYFTQKMMPCLPDTVLTGYTDQDLAIAEENDQLIWSHFINRELLYETSHIIKPRYVGERPNVAEINAKIPGRIGRWLGWQIVQTYVDKTDTSVQAVMSNADAQEIFTQARYKP, encoded by the coding sequence ATGAAGTACATATATATAATTATATATCTTTTTTGTACACTATTGTTTTCATGTAGTAGTGATTCCTGCGATGAAGGACCGAATATTTCGGGCATTCCCATGGAAGTTAATATACAAAGGTTGGATCAGGAAATGTTTGATTTGGACAATAGGGAAGAAATTTCCGGTTTTCTGGACAGATATCCGCTTATGACAGAACATTTCCTGAAAGCTGACCAATTCCCCCATGATTCCATTCTGGTAAATGAGTTGGACAGGATTATTCATGATCCCCACGTAGATACACTTTATCAGCAAACACAAACAGCTTTCCCTGACCTTGAGATGCTGGAAAGCCAGTTTGAAGACGCCTTCCGACATATTAAACATTATTATCCCGCCTTCACACCCCCCAAAGTATATGCGACCTTTACAGCCCTAGCCACCGTAGGAGCAGATTTATTTGTGAGTGATGAACTGATTGTGATCAGTATTGAGCACTTTTTGGGCGAAGATGCCCGTTTTCGTCCGCGAGTTTATGATTATATCATTAACCGCTACCGTCCGGAGTATATCGTACCCAATTGTGTGATGTTGCTTTCTAATAAGTGGAACCAAACCGATATGGAAGACAATACACTGCTGGCAGAAATGGTGTATTATGGAAAAAGTTATTATTTCACCCAAAAAATGATGCCCTGCCTGCCTGACACTGTACTTACCGGATATACGGATCAGGATTTAGCGATTGCCGAAGAAAACGATCAGCTGATATGGTCGCACTTCATCAACCGTGAACTGCTGTACGAAACCAGCCACATCATCAAACCTCGCTATGTAGGTGAAAGGCCAAACGTAGCTGAGATTAACGCTAAAATACCGGGTAGGATTGGGCGATGGCTGGGATGGCAGATCGTCCAAACGTATGTCGATAAAACAGATACTTCTGTACAGGCAGTCATGAGCAATGCTGATGCTCAGGAGATATTTACACAGGCAAGGTATAAGCCTTAG
- a CDS encoding outer membrane beta-barrel protein: MNRKNSIVLALLLTLLATPAWSQVELGLQFSPSLSFNRIDDDQASVALSPDGTGFRGIFGLLGDIYFQENYYFSTGLFFVPKRVGIEDATNNIDEAYRLHYLQVPATLKLFTNEVALDMRIYFQVGLTADIKILEDELSDEVRYIEDFRSFDSNVLLGTGLEYRIGYSTTVYGGLTYRRGLINVVKNQFEPNVGDIIIKNDMLSLDMGVKF, from the coding sequence ATGAACAGAAAAAATTCAATAGTTCTGGCACTCTTACTCACACTTTTAGCCACTCCCGCCTGGTCTCAGGTAGAACTGGGGCTGCAGTTTTCGCCCTCGTTATCTTTTAACCGCATAGATGACGATCAAGCTAGTGTGGCACTTTCTCCTGATGGAACGGGCTTCAGGGGAATATTTGGCTTACTAGGTGATATTTATTTTCAGGAAAACTATTATTTCAGTACCGGTCTATTCTTTGTTCCCAAGCGCGTGGGCATAGAAGATGCTACTAATAACATTGATGAAGCTTATCGACTGCACTATTTACAGGTACCAGCTACACTCAAGCTTTTTACCAACGAGGTAGCCTTAGATATGCGAATTTATTTTCAGGTAGGTTTGACAGCAGACATAAAAATTCTGGAAGACGAGCTCTCTGATGAGGTAAGGTACATAGAGGACTTTCGGTCTTTTGACTCCAACGTATTGCTGGGGACAGGCTTGGAGTATAGAATAGGTTACAGCACTACTGTGTACGGAGGCTTAACGTATCGCCGCGGGCTGATCAACGTAGTGAAGAACCAGTTTGAGCCCAATGTAGGAGACATTATTATCAAAAATGATATGCTAAGCCTGGATATGGGTGTGAAATTCTGA